A stretch of the Campylobacter sp. 19-13652 genome encodes the following:
- a CDS encoding Fur family transcriptional regulator has product MDYVNLLKTHGLKVTPQRISVLRVLGAHTHPTIDELYEEIRKENPSISLATVYKNLNTLKDEGLVVEVNIVNQKSRYDIYEKPHIHVICESCGAVEDIGMSDDTLEQYQHILERKIGNIVERLNVVASVANCKKCLK; this is encoded by the coding sequence ATGGACTACGTAAATTTATTAAAGACTCACGGCTTAAAGGTTACCCCGCAGCGTATCAGCGTCTTGAGGGTACTAGGGGCTCATACGCATCCGACAATTGACGAGCTATATGAAGAGATAAGAAAAGAAAACCCCTCTATCTCACTAGCTACTGTGTATAAAAATTTAAACACGCTAAAAGATGAAGGCTTGGTTGTTGAGGTTAATATAGTAAATCAAAAATCAAGATATGACATCTACGAAAAGCCTCATATCCACGTCATTTGCGAAAGCTGCGGTGCGGTTGAGGATATTGGAATGAGTGATGATACATTAGAGCAGTATCAGCATATTTTAGAGCGTAAGATAGGAAATATAGTCGAGCGCTTAAACGTAGTAGCCAGCGTCGCAAACTGTAAAAAGTGCTTAAAATAG